A genomic region of Dethiosulfovibrio faecalis contains the following coding sequences:
- a CDS encoding sodium:solute symporter family protein, which produces MTVAVSIIFGWLIITTIVGVMAGRNQAFSMENYFVGGRSFGTFLFYTTAAAEIYSAFAFLGLAGWSYSKGMSIVYAMIYSSIAYGLYFFIGPRINRLGSRLHYVSQPDYIEDRYESRWLGVFVAFIGVIFTIPYLQLQIMGAGMIVQLASGGAISWKIAVVISFIAAVIFVYVSGLRGIGWTNFLQAIIMLFGMVGIGFVFPHRFFGGTAKVWEILQEIKPTHLSLPDSAGLGIFWVFSVALICGLGFWMWPHIFTATYAAKSEKVVRKNAVILPLYSLTMIPIIVVGFTCAAKAGIDPAFAETITKPDHAMLIALVKNFPPVLAGFIGAGGLAASISTSSGLILTASNLLARNVIQKGFAPDMPDMKVAKLGRAFVPVLTILAVLLAIFAPSMLVSLLLVGYSGVTQFFPAVVLGLFAKWQTKTGIVLGLLAGLATVIAIKFMGVPSPMGLHEGFVGLIVNFIVVIAVSAVTPKLSTKTLERFENTLS; this is translated from the coding sequence ATGACCGTAGCGGTATCCATAATTTTCGGTTGGCTCATCATAACGACCATCGTCGGGGTGATGGCCGGCAGAAACCAGGCATTCAGCATGGAGAACTACTTTGTGGGAGGCCGTTCCTTCGGAACTTTCCTCTTCTACACCACAGCAGCCGCCGAGATCTACAGCGCCTTCGCATTTTTGGGCCTGGCCGGGTGGTCCTATTCCAAGGGAATGAGCATAGTCTACGCCATGATCTACAGCTCGATAGCCTACGGACTTTATTTCTTCATAGGGCCCAGGATCAACCGACTCGGGTCAAGACTCCACTACGTCAGTCAGCCAGACTACATAGAGGATCGTTACGAGAGCCGCTGGTTAGGCGTTTTCGTCGCCTTCATAGGGGTGATATTCACCATTCCCTACCTCCAGCTACAGATCATGGGAGCGGGAATGATAGTGCAGCTGGCATCGGGCGGAGCCATTTCCTGGAAGATCGCGGTTGTTATAAGTTTCATCGCGGCGGTCATCTTCGTCTACGTCTCGGGGCTCAGGGGCATAGGCTGGACCAACTTCCTACAGGCCATAATAATGCTCTTCGGAATGGTCGGCATAGGCTTCGTGTTCCCCCACCGTTTCTTCGGCGGCACAGCCAAGGTATGGGAGATATTACAGGAGATAAAGCCGACCCATCTGAGCCTTCCGGACAGTGCGGGGCTCGGTATCTTCTGGGTTTTCTCCGTTGCCCTCATCTGCGGTCTCGGTTTCTGGATGTGGCCCCACATCTTCACCGCGACCTATGCGGCCAAGAGCGAGAAGGTGGTCCGCAAGAACGCCGTAATACTTCCGCTGTATTCTCTGACCATGATCCCCATAATAGTGGTCGGGTTCACCTGCGCAGCCAAGGCTGGCATAGACCCGGCTTTCGCAGAGACTATAACGAAACCGGATCACGCCATGCTGATCGCCCTGGTCAAGAACTTCCCTCCGGTGCTGGCCGGCTTCATAGGAGCGGGAGGTCTGGCTGCGTCTATCTCCACGTCGTCGGGGCTTATCCTCACTGCCTCGAATCTGCTGGCCCGTAACGTCATCCAGAAGGGGTTCGCCCCGGATATGCCGGACATGAAGGTAGCCAAGCTGGGCCGAGCTTTCGTCCCGGTGCTCACCATACTGGCGGTTCTTCTGGCCATATTCGCGCCGTCCATGCTGGTCTCCCTGTTGCTGGTGGGATATTCCGGAGTAACTCAGTTTTTCCCCGCGGTAGTGCTCGGCCTGTTCGCCAAGTGGCAGACCAAGACCGGCATAGTTCTTGGGCTTCTTGCGGGACTTGCTACGGTCATAGCCATAAAGTTCATGGGAGTGCCCTCACCTATGGGACTTCACGAGGGATTCGTCGGACTAATAGTGAACTTCATCGTTGTTATAGCCGTAAGCGCAGTAACCCCCAAACTGTCCACAAAGACCTTGGAAAGGTTCGAAAACACCCTGAGCTGA
- a CDS encoding M20 metallopeptidase family protein gives MLDNVKKKAEEIKEDIAAWRHHFHSHPELSYQETETAAKIASILRDMGYDDVKVGCKDRDICVIADLETGRPGRCIALRADIDALAVQEERDVPYRSQNDGVMHACGHDAHASMLLGAARILKDIEPELNGKVRLIFQHAEERGGGARELVEEGVLDGVDAVFGQHIWSPVPSGSMSYCYGPTMASADQFELRIQGKGGHGSMPHLSIDPVVAACSVVSAWQTIVSREVDPLDAAVISVGEIKSGSVFNAIPDSATIKGTTRTFDPAVRELLAKRMEETAVAICSGLRCQAEFEYKFMLPPTITDPEFTRFAVEVAKKILGEDKVVEARPTMGAEDFSYYLQERPGTFMFLGTGNEEKDMTYPQHHPKYCVDDDVLDLGAAMSASIAWSYLKEGE, from the coding sequence ATGCTCGACAACGTAAAGAAAAAAGCAGAAGAGATCAAGGAAGATATAGCCGCCTGGAGGCACCATTTCCACAGCCATCCGGAGCTTTCCTATCAGGAGACAGAGACCGCGGCAAAAATAGCCTCCATCCTTAGGGATATGGGCTACGACGACGTGAAGGTCGGCTGCAAGGATAGGGATATCTGCGTGATCGCCGACCTCGAAACAGGCAGACCGGGCAGGTGCATAGCCCTCAGGGCCGACATAGACGCACTGGCGGTTCAGGAGGAGAGGGACGTTCCCTACCGTTCGCAAAACGACGGAGTGATGCACGCCTGCGGACACGATGCCCACGCCTCGATGCTTCTAGGAGCGGCGAGAATATTGAAGGACATAGAGCCTGAGTTAAACGGCAAGGTACGACTTATATTCCAGCACGCCGAGGAACGGGGAGGAGGGGCCAGGGAGCTGGTGGAAGAAGGGGTTCTGGACGGCGTGGACGCCGTTTTCGGCCAGCATATATGGTCCCCCGTTCCCAGCGGATCCATGAGCTACTGTTACGGTCCCACCATGGCCTCGGCCGATCAGTTCGAGCTCAGGATTCAGGGAAAGGGAGGGCACGGATCGATGCCTCACCTGTCGATAGATCCGGTGGTGGCGGCCTGTTCGGTAGTGTCGGCCTGGCAGACCATAGTGAGCAGAGAGGTGGATCCTCTGGACGCGGCGGTTATCTCCGTAGGCGAGATAAAAAGCGGCAGCGTTTTCAACGCCATTCCCGACTCGGCCACGATAAAGGGGACCACCCGCACCTTCGACCCTGCCGTGAGGGAACTGCTGGCTAAGAGGATGGAGGAGACAGCTGTGGCCATATGCTCCGGCCTAAGATGTCAAGCCGAGTTCGAATATAAATTCATGCTTCCCCCGACGATAACGGACCCGGAATTCACCCGTTTCGCCGTGGAGGTGGCAAAGAAGATTCTGGGAGAGGACAAGGTCGTAGAGGCCAGGCCCACCATGGGAGCCGAGGACTTCAGCTACTACCTTCAGGAAAGGCCGGGGACCTTCATGTTCCTGGGAACGGGAAACGAGGAGAAGGACATGACCTACCCTCAGCACCATCCGAAATACTGCGTCGACGACGACGTCCTGGACCTGGGAGCGGCCATGTCGGCATCGATAGCCTGGTCCTATCTGAAAGAGGGAGAATAG